In the Lates calcarifer isolate ASB-BC8 linkage group LG16_LG22, TLL_Latcal_v3, whole genome shotgun sequence genome, CTGTCCTCCcgtgtgtgtaaaaatgtgtgtgtggatccaCACTGCCCCGCTCTAAGAGCTGgacctttctctctccctggtAGCCATGTTCCCAGTTACAGTAAAACTGATGTAATGTTTTGGAACAGCCCGACATCCCCCAATAAAAACAGAGCCGTGTGATGGGAGAGCGGTTTCTGTGGACAGGGACATGTTCAAGGGATTTCTCAGGAGCCTCGCTGTGTCTGTCCTTCACATTAAACTATTTATCACAACTTGCAAAGCGCAAATAGTCCTGGGGCAGCCCTCAGCCTAATTTTAGGGTTGGTAGTAGTAGATTCCAAGCTCTTATGTCACTTGTTTTTCGCCTGTTgctattttccctttttttttttttttaacctccctccttcctcctccaacCAAACCATTCAGCACATAAGAGAATATTGAATCAtgtcacagaaagaaaatcatttttaaaccaCTCTTTCAGTTATAATCCTATATGGAAAAGACTTAATGGTTACCAGTGTCGCAGAAACCTGCAATTTCTGGTGATATGTGTTGCACAATGTTTTTACACCCTCTGGACCAAAATATCAGCCTTTCGGAACCCTGATATAGAGTCCCGTGCTCTGCTGCCAACTCTGCAATCTTTCCACTGTGGTTTTTAAAACTTGATATAATTCCAAGAGTAGAGtggagtagtttgacattttcatgtgaACATTCTGCCATTCTGGGAGGGTTACATCATGCTGAGACGGGGGGCAGCTTATTGCAACCACACTGCACTCTTTGACTTTACAAAGAAGGGACCGTGGCGACCGGGTGGCTTTATCAttagagagaagggaggaagcAGGTTTTGCAGAAATGACCAATTCACTTTCTGATCTTTATCAGATATTGTGATCtgagaaaagacagatttgcttcagaaatgaataaatgtataacACGATTACAGCTCATTTGTACTGAATGTACCTTTAAATCTTGCTCCAGCTCTGCTCAGCAGATGGCGCCCCAATTTTTTATAGTCAGTTCTCATTTTGCTCTCATGGGGGCAGTGTTGCGCCGTTGTACGAGAGGAATAACCACATTCCTGCAGTCTGGGCTCTGACATTGGGGGGAAAAACAAGttagagagaaactgagagtgCTTTAAAAAGATTTCACTTAAGCAAATTCACTCTGTGTTTAATGACTCAGGCTGGTTTGTGTTTTAAGAGACAGATTTCTAATCTTAGAGTGTAGATTAGAGTCAAGATTATGAAGTTTAACTTCTGCATAATAGAAGAGTAGGTCATTTGAGCACCGCAGGTATTAACTGTCTATTTTTCCATGTGTAGAAGACTGGAATAGGCTGCTGTTGCACTGTGGAAGTTGATTATGCAACCAGTGGATTCTAAAAATTGTACTGCACTCTGCCTGGACTCCTCTCCGCTCATACTTGTGGTCTCACCCCAtccacagggagagagagagagggagagagagggagagggagggtaaggcagaggcagagtttcCTTCCATTACAAATACATGTGTCAGCTTCCAAGTGTGGTGGTCCAGAAGCTAGAGGGGTGGCCCTTGTCACTGGCTCAAACTGTTGGACTTTTCTAGATGGAGAAACGTTAAGGAACCATTTACCTTTTCACTTAAATTCACCCagcccccacccctcctcctttccctccacTCACAGCTTCAGAAGAGGACCCAGGTGTAAATGTGTATGGTTAATTGGCTGGAGAGCAGCTTGCATGCAGAGTAGACTTCCCTTGATGGCTCTACATTCTTTCTCAGCGAGAGACAACCCAAAAAGCAAAACCAACTTCCACAAAATTGGTTGtgtgattaaaagaaaaaaaaaaaaactttttgaggggtgtgtggaggggggggagggggggggggctgctgGGGTTGGATTTCAAGGCGTGGTGTTAAAGAATAGGCGGCCAACCGGTGAATGGAAGAGGCGGCTCTTCGCAAAAGTTTGCCCCGACTTCAGCTCGCCCCTCCCTGGCCACCGCCAAGCGTTTATATTGACGCAGAGGAGCGAGAGCGCACAGTGAAGCACTCTGGCTCAGCGCTTCTCGAggggaggaaataaaaaacacctACAACTGAACAGTACTAACCTATCCCCTCTTCTTCCTTCATCTGTGGACTTAAACTGCACATAAACCTTTCAAGCaacttttcaaaacttttccACAACCAAAACCAGTCGTGGCACAAACTACCGCTCGTCGCATTCAAGGATCCTGGTCGGTCCTCCATGAAAGAGGGAGCGCGACAGCAAACTTGGGGAAAAGAGATGTCTGCGACCGTCTTGTCTGCTTTCTACGACATGGACATGCTTTACAAGGTAAAAAGAAACTTGACTAAATACGTGGAGTTTTTCGCTTTGCTTTCAGGGTGAAACGCTTGAACTGTGGCTGAATTAGCATGCTTCAACCCGAGTGGAGTTAGCATGCGTTCAGCTGCAACAAGTTGTAATGTTGCAGGCAAACAAAGTTGTTTTAAACATACCATGTGGTCAAATGGTCTCAGAATTGGTACAGGTGCATTGCTAACTCGTATCTTTTCCTTCCAACAGCAAGATAAAAGCATGAACATGAACGCCCTCCACATAAACAGCATGCTGGACAAGAAAGCGGTGGGGGCTCCGGTCACGACTCCGGGCTCCGGCGGCTCCTTCACGCCGGGATTTTTCCGCAGAAACTCAACCAGCAACGTGGAGGCGATGAACAACGGCAACAAATACTCGATGGGCTCCTACAGTCTGAAGGAGAACACGCcgagcagcaacagcagcgcCACGGCCCTCATGAACAAGGAGAACAAGTTCCGCGACCGAGCTTACAGCGAGAACGGAGACCGTGGCGTGCTGCAGCAGAAGCCCGGCTCTCAGATCAACTCGACCCGCTACAAGACCGAGCTGTGCCGGCCCTTCGAGGAGAACGGGTCGTGCAAATACGGGGAGAAATGTCAGTTCGCCCACGGCTACCACGAGTTGAGGAGCTTGTCCCGCCACCCTAAGTACAAAACTGAGCCGTGCCGCACCTTCCACACCATCGGTTTCTGCCCCTACGGTCCCCGGTGTCACTTTATCCACAACGCCGACGAGCGCCGGCCCGCTCCGGCCGCCAACGCTAACGTGCAGACGGGGGAGCCCAGGTCAGCTCGCGAGCTCTGCGGCTACGGCCAGAGGGAGGTCCTGCCGCCGCAGCAGCTCGGCTACACCCAGAGGGACAGACCAAAGCTTCACCACAGCCTAAGCTTCTCCGGCTTCTCCACCCACAATGGACTCGAATCTCCCCTGCTCGACAGCCCCACGTCCCGGACCCCACCGCCACCCACCACCGCCTCCTCCTGCACCTCAGCCTCCAGCTTCTACGAGGAAGTGCTGTCCCCCAACTCCGTGTCCTGCATCAACAGTGCCTTCTCTTTCCCCGGACAGGACTTAAAAGCCTTACTGGCCCCTCTGGCTGTGCACACCCCCAGCGGCTACGCCAACAACCACTCCGCCTGTGCCTACTACGGGAACATGCAGAGCAGCGTGTGTCCTCCCTCCCCTCCGACCTACAACATGAGCCACTTGCAGGCGCTGCGCCGCCTCAGCGAGTCGCCGGTGTTCGAGCCTCCTCCCAGCCCGCCAGACTCGCTCTCTGACCGGGAGAGCTATGCGAGCGGGTCCCTCAGCTCTTCTGGGAGCCTCAGCGGCTCCGAGTCGCCGAGTCTGGACGCTGGAAGACGTTTGCCAATCTTCAGCAGGCTGTCGATTTCAGATGACTAAtcgtgtttttgttttcaaatggaTTTATGGACGGGTCTGGCGGGGTGGGTTGAGAATTCAGGGGGGTGTCAGTGAGTGAGGTAGACTGTCCTTCAAGCAGAGGATCCCGGTTAAGCCCCCCTCGCCCCCACCTCGCCCCATTTCAGCAGCATCCACCCTGCTGAAGTGCCTTTGAGCAAGACATTGAATCCCTACTAGCTCTAAGGGTGCTGACCCTGCTCTGACCTCCCTGGAGGGGGGCAAGAGAAGAGAATTTCACccacagggatcaataaagcTTCATACAGTTTTAAGTGTCCTTGACCTGGcattagtttagttttttttctgtatgtaatATAGCTGTATTAAAACTTAGATAGCAAACAGAAGGCATTCCATCAGTGCCTTGCCCAAGGGCTCATGGCAGCCCCCTCTCCCTTTTGCTCTATCAGGCAAGCCACACTTTTCCTGGgattagatgtgtgtgtgtgtgtaacatgaCTTGACAAGAAGAAGAGACTGTAAGCGGTTTCAGATTTCCTCCCATCCTGCCAAGAATATGCCTTGACTcaaagtaacatttttttttttctttatcaaagtgtgttattttttttttccttcctctctgaaAGCTTCAACTTCCATTCCAGATCTGTCTTCTCCCAGCGCCACCCAGTGGTTCGTTTGGTTAGTCTAGTTTGTTGCTTGGTTAAAAAGCACTCTTGAGTTGGGTTTGTTTGGGGAAATCACTGCTGATGgttgaatatatatttttttagctgtttttgAGTGATTTACATAGCAGTGCATAACTGGCTATGGACTATTTAACTTATTTATTATCTTGTGAAAAAAGTATAGGCTACATTGGTAATTTGTGTCCATACTGTATTTATCAAGTATGATGAAGCAATAGATCTATATTCTTTTATGTTTAAATTATGATCGCCATTATTAATCTGCATAAAGTGGAGTGTATGTTCTTTTCacagtaatatatatattttgtcgttttttttttctccttttttgtaACTTCACTtggttatttttattgtaaatgagtaaaaaaaaatcttaatttaaGAGAACGTAtgtgatatttatttcattaattttgtttccttgtttacgtttattaaaaaaaagtttgcgTGATTGCTGTTTGCTCCTGAggttgtgtgtcagtgctgtagaaggcttttttttttttttttttttttttttttttgaggatcCCTATTTAGATGTTTCTGTAGAATGTATAAACAATGTGGTTGTACAGACCGTCCAAACCTTACTTCTTTTGTTGATCTAGATCAGACTTCAGTGACAAAGAACCCAAGTCAATAAATTAACCaaaaagtatttttgtttttctctctgtttgcacGAGGTCACACTGTGATTCCAGCCACGTGCTAAAGAATGTAGCAATCCCTTGTGCCCCAGTATTATTGTGTAGTGCCTAAGGGGTTCACCATCTTGACATGCCTTAAAATTAACCAAATAAAGTATTTTTCCTTCATGGCATCTTTTTATACACAGGTTGAACTGAATGTAGTGTTGGAttctgaaacttttttttttttttaaggttgttACCACTCAGACACTCTGATAAACAACCGTAACCTTTCTCTAAATCCCCATTCCTCTTATTTTGGTTTccttttgctctgttttcttttttcttttttttttgatattgAAATCTAGTCTGAGTCTTGAGAGTTTGCTGGAGAGGGAAGTGGATGAACACGTTTGGTTTGTACATAGTAGGTACAGGGGGATGCGCACTATGTACTTTTGACTACTTTATCAGAAGTAAAGCTTTTTGAATGTAACAAAAAAACGGACAAAAAGACAACGAGAGTTGTAATATTTTTTTGGGGAGTCAGTTCACTACAAATTGAGTGTGAGACTGTTAactttgtactgtacattttttgtAGTTCTCccaataaaaatcattttgaaaaagTTTCAGACTGCCATGCTGTGATTTCTTATATATCTGAGTATAACAATTGAACAGGTGTGACATCCAGATCAAAAACATGAACTGGTGATGTTCAGGAGCGTGACAGTTCTGGTTCTCAtgttgctcacacacacacacacacacacacacaccacatctcTCAGCGTGACTGCTTGGAGGCAGTGTGTCCTTCCTACAGTAGACCCCTATCTGCCCTGTGACACTACTTGGCCTGGGACCCTCAGGGGGTCTTGTGCAGGAAGTTTCGGCCCCTTGTCCTCTCCGTACAGTAAAAGCACCGACCAGTTTCCAGGGAAAGGCACAAACTGAATTCCCGTCTCCTGTCCAACAAAGGAAGAACTGAACTGTAGGTATGCTCTGTGACAGCTATAATCTGATTATGAACACAGAAAGCCACACCACCACAGAAACTGACAGCCCTGAATCAAATGTACATAATATTACATAATGTGTTATGTTCAGCTATAAACAGAGGATGATGAGAGATATGTCTGCGCCGATTGAGGAATGAGGTCTGgaattttaaaatggaaaatgtgtagGAGCGCAGAGTGTGTTGTAGTCACAGGAAAGTAAGTTGAATTGTGCTGGTAGCTCAGGCCCTTAGTCTGTCTGGGTCTTTGCCACCACGATAagattttaatcttttaataaGTCGTGCATAATGATCCCATTTTCTGACATAGTGTACACTGGCACTCAGCAAATCCTCTCCATCCTTAGAGAACAGCTGCTTTAAGTCTATATGAGGATTTAGCAGCGGTAGGAGAAGATTGTTTTGGACTTTTAGAAGGGAATCTACTCACAACATAGATATCTGACAAAAGACAAGGGGCCTCAAGTGCTTTTTTACAAGGGTCTCACTCAATGTTGGGAATCACAGGTTACAATCTTAATCTGATGGAAATAGTTCAGTAATGCATAACAGTGCTTCAGTAAAGGTACCTTCCACCACTGAGGTTAAGAAGTGAATGACAGACACTAAGCTGAGTGTTCTATAGGCTTACACATGGAGTGACTGCTCACAAGTATGACAAATCAGTGCGCTGAATGATCCTTTATGTTTTGTCCTTGGAGATTCTCAGTTATCCATGTCATAGAtatccaagaagggttgaatcaagggcaactggCCCTGGATCAGCCCTTCTTGGATGATCCTATACGTTGTTTTGCTCATTGATCTTTCAAAGTAAGCCATCAGAAACCTGTTATTGTGAGTGATATCACTGTGTCCTGAGGTCGGACAGGCTGAATGGATGTATCTGTCTGGGAACTGAACACCAGCCATCAGCCCATGACTGATTAactctgcagctgtaaatgtgtttctaCTATCAGTCGCTTGAGCAGGTAAAACAGGGACAGTAGTGAATTTTGCAACTCAACAGGCCATAGCAGGGCAAAATGCATTCTCCACCCTTCCCTGATTGGAGTGTCATATTCGGTCACGTCTAGACCAAATAAAAGCCCTGGCCTACATTTCGGCATGAAGCCCCTGTTGTTTGCGGTGCCTCGATTTCCAGGAGCCTTtcaaag is a window encoding:
- the zfp36l2 gene encoding mRNA decay activator protein ZFP36L2, translated to MKEGARQQTWGKEMSATVLSAFYDMDMLYKQDKSMNMNALHINSMLDKKAVGAPVTTPGSGGSFTPGFFRRNSTSNVEAMNNGNKYSMGSYSLKENTPSSNSSATALMNKENKFRDRAYSENGDRGVLQQKPGSQINSTRYKTELCRPFEENGSCKYGEKCQFAHGYHELRSLSRHPKYKTEPCRTFHTIGFCPYGPRCHFIHNADERRPAPAANANVQTGEPRSARELCGYGQREVLPPQQLGYTQRDRPKLHHSLSFSGFSTHNGLESPLLDSPTSRTPPPPTTASSCTSASSFYEEVLSPNSVSCINSAFSFPGQDLKALLAPLAVHTPSGYANNHSACAYYGNMQSSVCPPSPPTYNMSHLQALRRLSESPVFEPPPSPPDSLSDRESYASGSLSSSGSLSGSESPSLDAGRRLPIFSRLSISDD